The Planctomycetia bacterium genome segment CGAGCGGCGAACCATGCGCCGCGATGATCGCCGCCTCGCCCCCGCTCGATCCGCCCGGGCTGCGGTCGTCCCGCGCTGGATGCAGCGTTCGGCCGTAGAGTGGATTCATCGACTCATACAGCATCATCAATTGCGGGACATTCGTTTTGCCAAGTACGATCGCTCCGGCGGCGCGGAGCCGCGTGACGAGCGGGCCGTCGTTCTCGGCGACCTGGAAACGAAAGCGCTCGACGCCCAGCGTCGAAGGAAGTCCACGGACATGAAAGCACTCTTTGATCGTGACGGGCACGCCCGCAAGAAGGCCAAGCGACTTCCCATTGGCGCGATCCCGGTCGATCGCGTCCGCTTCCTGCAGAGCTTCATCGAAACGACGTAGGACGACGGCGGTCAGCCGCCCGTCGATCGAGATAATTCGGTCGATATGCGCCTGCACGACGTCGCGAGCAGAGACGCTGCCATCGCGAACGCGCGCGGCAATTTCTAGCGCCGTCCAGCGCGTGAGAGAACTCACAGGCGGCGATGTCACGCTAGGCACGGCAGAACGCCAGGGAAATTACGGGCGCCTCGGCGCCAGCACGGTCGGCCGATCCTGCATCTCTTTCAACACCGCCGCAGCCGCCACCGCCAATGTGGCCACCGCGCTCACCAACACCAGAAATCGCATCGTCACAGCCTCGCTTTCCAGTTGGAATCATTCACGCATCGTGAAGTTACTTCGCCGGGCCACGGAGTTTCTTCCCCAATCGTGGATCCCAAGCCACTGAAAACTGAACACTGAAAACTTCCAACTCAGACCTCCAGCTCCCCCAACCGCCCCGTGCTATCCCCATGATGATCCACCGCGGCGTCAATGCGATCGAGCATCGAGAGATACAGGTTCGCCAGCGGGGTTTCGTCGGAAAACTCGATGTGGCGGCCCGGCGTGATCGTTCCGCCGCCTCGACCGGCCAGCAGGATCGGCAAATCGTCGTGGTTGTGGCGATTGCCGTCGCCGATGCCAGAGCCGTACACAATCATCGAATTGTCCAGCAAGTTGCCGTCGCCGTCCGGAGTCGCTTTCAGCTTCTCCAGGATGTAGGCCAATTGCGTCGTGTGGAAATGATTGATCTTGCGGATCTTTTCCAGCTTCGCCGCTTCGCTGCCGTGGTGGGAAAGGTCGTGATGTCCTTCCGGCACGTCGATCAAACGGTAGTCGCGGTTGCTCCCTTCGTTGGCGAAGACGAAGGTGCAAATCCGCGTCGAATCCGATTGGAACGCTAGCACCATCAGATCGCCCATCAGGCGAATGTGCTCGCCATAATTGTCCGGAATGCCCGTCGGTTGCTCGAAGTTGGGCTTAAACTCCTTCGCACGGTCCTCGTGCCGGGAGATGCGGAGCTCCAACTCGCGGATGGCAGTCAAGTACTCGTCCAACTTGCGACGATCGGTCGTCCCCAGCCGGCCGCGCAACCGATTGGCGTCACCTTGCACGTAATCCAGCACGCTCTGGCGATCTTGCTTCCGTTCGGCCGACGCGCCGGACTCGCCGCTGCCGAACAGCCGCTCGAAGCCCTGCCGCGGGTCGATCTCTTTTCCCAGCGGTTGCGTCGGCGACTTCCAGGCCATGCTCGACGAGTACGCGCAGCTGTACCCGGAGTCGCAATCGCCCGATTGACGCGCCGGTTCGCAGCCGATTTCGAGCGAAGAAAACCGCGTCTGGGTGCCCACGCGTTCGGCGGCTACCTGGTCGATCGATGTGCCGACGAAGATATCCGCGCCGTGCGTCTTCCTCGCCTGGCTCGCGGTGAGGAACGCCGATAGCGAGCGGGCGTGGTCACCCGCCCCATCGCCGTTCGGCCGGGCCTTGTCGCAGGTCAGTCCACTCAGCACCAGCATGTCTTCGCGGAAACTGGCGAGCGGTTCCAGGATCGACGGCAGCGTGTAGCCGGTTCCCGTTTGCTCCGGTCGCCAGTGGGCCATGTTGACGCCGTTGGGCACGTACAGGAACGCCACGCGGCGCGGCGTATGCGCGACCGCTTCGGCAGCGACGACGCGATTCGGCCAGCCGGAATCGAACAATGGCAGCGCCACCGCCGCTCCCAGCCCCTTGAGCACGCTTCGCCGCGATACGCCACGTCGTGTCATTGTTCCGCTCCTTGAGCTCGACGGT includes the following:
- a CDS encoding DUF1552 domain-containing protein gives rise to the protein MTRRGVSRRSVLKGLGAAVALPLFDSGWPNRVVAAEAVAHTPRRVAFLYVPNGVNMAHWRPEQTGTGYTLPSILEPLASFREDMLVLSGLTCDKARPNGDGAGDHARSLSAFLTASQARKTHGADIFVGTSIDQVAAERVGTQTRFSSLEIGCEPARQSGDCDSGYSCAYSSSMAWKSPTQPLGKEIDPRQGFERLFGSGESGASAERKQDRQSVLDYVQGDANRLRGRLGTTDRRKLDEYLTAIRELELRISRHEDRAKEFKPNFEQPTGIPDNYGEHIRLMGDLMVLAFQSDSTRICTFVFANEGSNRDYRLIDVPEGHHDLSHHGSEAAKLEKIRKINHFHTTQLAYILEKLKATPDGDGNLLDNSMIVYGSGIGDGNRHNHDDLPILLAGRGGGTITPGRHIEFSDETPLANLYLSMLDRIDAAVDHHGDSTGRLGELEV